The Girardinichthys multiradiatus isolate DD_20200921_A chromosome 6, DD_fGirMul_XY1, whole genome shotgun sequence genome window below encodes:
- the LOC124870129 gene encoding collectin-12-like produces MKDEFTDEEEVQSFGYKRFGIQEGTECTKCKKDWALRTAIALLYVLCALLTIAVAVLGYKVVQRMDNVTEGMQNYGGKINAVETDLRKLDGQAGEKSLNATSEMNTFKSDLEALQNQLKDISSRARSNRDILGELLATGDNMQNGHVSLQRVLAGNTESLRGINQSLASYSGMIYDLQADTARLQSDLQDQVKVQSETQVGIISLNITQGQQRNLLSTLQKTVEDVSQTVQKLKNDFQILQQTANHTCSDSEWLKEKVQNLQVLATNNSALTISNGDTLDDLRAQLNSLASQIQNTSAITNSHDQGLHELMDRQRYNDNATSLKFDEMEARLDRHESNMDRVTGNMSFASQILGVISTDLTGLRSCAETVLRHTDLLAGLNATMEEAKANSKDLRTQQEELASRLDQEVNNLTMVMEEMKLVDSKHTQLITNFTILQGPPGPKGSRGDKGPQGLMGQTGQKGEKGDKGMVGLVGPKGDRGATGPPGVTGPKGPLGARGLPGPKGSRGSGGRPGNPGEKGDPGANGYPGLDGKPGFPGLQGPNGPRGEAGPPGLEGPRGPVGPIGPAGPPGLPGLPGPVIPAIIKPSKAPQVVKPPLPTLDPVPTEKQKSSASWQDQSPPVITTPTPGCPPKFRNFGDSCYYFSSSSQRLNFNEANKFCKNMSSHMLIINDNEEQQFVRNAISTKGYFWLGLTDKEEENVWKWVDGTIPVFTNWKPGQPDNWTHGHANGEDCAGLIHNANWNDFYCTDRIGFICEQPSECQKAKYLVHTPAMPLFTTNPFDQDVEKATSEMNTAEDWGLILDICDKIGQSRTGPKECLRSIMRRVNHKDPHVAMQALTLLGACVSNCGKIFHLEVCSREFASEVSNVLNKGHPKVCEKLKALMVEWAEDFRNDPQLSLISAMIKNLREQGVSFPVVGSQAAEQAKASPALVAKDPSTTTNKKEEEDLAKAIELSLKEQRQQPQTSLSSLYPSTSSLLSTHKSDGRKVRAIYDFEAAEDNELTFKSGEIITILDDSDPNWWKGETYQGVGLFPSNFVTADLTAEPEMMKTEKKTVQFNEEIQVETIEPEQEPVYIDEDKMDQLLQMIQSADPTDNQSDSVELLQLEGACNQMGPLIDQKLEDIDRKHSELSDLNVKVMEALSLYAKLMNEDPVYAMYAKLQSQQYYMQQPASAAQQVYPGQPASGSYAMSSTGVQGYTVPVEQLPAGAPIPGQPAHSDVHMYMGQPPVYTAAPGAMAPADIQSYPNPASATGPALCTAPAGMTQTANYRAPSGTSLVPHSDVPQGPYSEKALL; encoded by the exons ATGGTCAAGCAGGAGAGAAGTCCCTCAATGCCACCAGTGAAATGAATACGTTCAAATCAGATCTGGAAGCTTTACAAAACCAACTGAAAGACATTAGCAGTAGAGCAAGAAGCAACAGAGACATTTTGGGAGAGCTGTTGGCCACAGGAGACAACATGCAGAATGGCCATGTGTCCCTTCAAAGAGTTCTGGCTGGCAACACAGAGTCATTGCGAGGGATCAATCAGTCGTTGGCATCCTACAGTGGAATGATTTATGACCTCCAGGCAGACACTGCACGGCTCCAGTCTGACCTCCAGGACCAAGTCAAAGTGCAGAGCGAGACTCAAGTTGGCATCATCTCGCTTAATATCACGCAAGGCCAACAGCGCAACCTGCTCAGCACGCTCCAGAAGACAGTCGAAGATGTTAGCCAGACGGTGCAGAAGCTGAAGAATGACTTTCAGATTCTGCAGCAAACAGCCAACCACACATGTTCAGACTCAGAGTGGCTGAAAGAAAAGGTCCAGAATCTTCAGGTTTTGGCAACAAATAATTCCGCCCTGACCATCTCCAACGGTGACACACTGGATGACCTGAGAGCCCAGCTGAATTCTTTGGCCAGCCAAATACAGAACACCTCAGCTATCACCAACAGCCATGACCAAGGCTTGCATGAGCTGATGGACCGCCAGAGATACAATGATAATGCCACCTCTTTGAAGTTTGATGAAATGGAAGCGCGATTGGACAGGCATGAAAGCAACATGGACCGTGTGACAGGAAACATGAGCTTCGCATCGCAGATCTTAGGAGTCATTAGCACTGATCTGACGGGCCTGAGATCCTGTGCTGAGACAGTGTTAAGACATACCGACCTGTTAGCAGGACTGAATGCTACAATGGAAGAGGCCAAGGCCAACAGCAAAGACCTGCGCACACAACAGGAAGAACTTGCAAGCAGGTTGGACCAAGAGGTGAACAACCTGACCATGGTAATGGAGGAGATGAAGTTGGTGGACAGCAAGCACACACAGCTCATCACCAACTTCACCATCCTGCAGG GTCCACCGGGTCCAAAAGGCTCGAGAGGTGATAAAGGTCCCCAAGGCCTTATGGGCCAGACAGGACAAAAGGGTGAAAAAGGAGACAAAGGAATGGTAGGGCTGGTAGGACCAAAAGGAGACAGGGGTGCTACTGGACCACCAGGGGTGACAGGTCCAAAAGGTCCCCTTGGAGCTCGAGGGCTTCCAGGACCTAAAGGATCAAGAGGGTCTGGAGGTAGACCTGGAAACCCTGGTGAAAAGGGTGACCCTGGAGCTAATGGATATCCTGGTTTGGATGGAAAACCTGGATTTCCAGGGCTACAAGGGCCAAATGGACCTAGAGGAGAAGCAGGACCTCCAGGTTTAGAGGGACCTCGTGGACCTGTTGGTCCAATTGGCCCTGCTGGTCCTCCGGGCCTTCCTGGCCTACCTGGACCTGTCATTCCTGCCATTATTAAACCATCCAAAGCCCCTCAAGTTGTTAAACCTCCCCTACCAACGTTAGATCCCGTACCAACGGAGAAACAAAAAAGCTCTGCATCTTGGCAGGACCAGTCCCCACCTGTTATTACCACCCCTACACCTG GTTGTCCTCCTAAGTTCAGAAACTTTGGGGACAGCTGCTACTACTTCTCCTCTAGTTCCCAAAGACTCAACTTTAATGAAGCAAACAAGTTCTGTAAAAACATGTCCTCCCATATGCTCATAATCAATGACAATGAGGAGCAG CAATTTGTAAGAAATGCCATTTCAACAAAGGGCTATTTCTGGCTGGGGCTTACCGACAAGGAGGAGGAAAATGTCTGGAAGTGGGTGGATGGAACCATACCAGTTTTTAC AAACTGGAAACCTGGTCAGCCAGATAACTGGACTCATGGTCATGCAAATGGAGAGGATTGTGCAGGTCTTATCCATAATGCTAACTGGAATGATTTCTACTGCACAGACCGCATCGGTTTCATCTGTGAACAACCATCTGAATGTCA gaAGGCGAAATATCTTGTCCACACCCCAGCGATGCCTCTCTTCACGACCAACCCCTTTGATCAAGATGTTG AGAAAGCAACCAGTGAGATGAACACTGCAGAGGACTGGGGCCTCATTCTGGACATATGTGATAAGATAGGGCAGTCCCGCACTGG TCCCAAAGAATGTCTCCGCTCTATAATGAGAAGAGTGAACCACAAGGATCCCCATGTAGCCATGCAGGCATTGACT CTCCTGGGTGCTTGTGTTTCAAACTGTGGCAAAATCTTCCACTTGGAGGTTTGCTCCAGAGAGTTTGCCAGTGAAGTCAGTAATGTCTTAAACAAG GGTCACCCAAAAGTGTGTGAAAAGCTGAAGGCACTGATGGTGGAGTGGGCAGAGGACTTCCGCAATGATCCACAGCTTAGTCTGATCTCAGCGATGATCAAGAATCTACGCGAGCAAGGTGTCAGCTTCCCAGTTGTGGGTTCCCAG GCTGCAGAGCAAGCAAAAGCAAGCCCAGCATTGGTGGCTAAGGATCCCTCCACCACAACAAAcaagaaagaggaagaagatCTGGCCAAAG CTATTGAGCTGTCGCTAAAGGAGCAACGTCAGCAACCGCAGACCTCCTTATCGAGCCTTTACCCGAGCACTTCCAGTCTGCTCTCCACACATAAGTCCGACGGCAGAAAAGTCCGCGCCATCTACGATTTTGAGGCTGCAGAGGACAATGAGCTCACTTTTAAGTCAGGAGAAATCATCACTATCCTGGATGACAG tGACCCCAACTGGTGGAAAGGGGAAACGTACCAGGGAGTCGGCTTGTTCCCTTCCAACTTTGTCACTGCTGATCTCACTGCAGAGCCTGAGATGA TGAAGACGGAGAAGAAAACTGTACAATTCAACGAGGAGATCCAGGTGGAGACAATAGAGCCTGAGCAGGAGCCTGTTTATATAGACGAG GACAAAATGGACCAGCTGCTCCAAATGATTCAGAGTGCAGATCCTACAGACAACCAGTCGGACAGCGTCGAGTTACTCCAGCTGGAAG GTGCGTGTAATCAAATGGGACCCCTCATTGACCAGAAGTTGGAGGATATAGATAG GAAGCACTCTGAGCTGTCAGACCTAAATGTGAAGGTGATGGAAGCCTTGTCTCTATATGCAAAGCTGATGAATGAAGATCCAGTATATGCCATGTATGCCAAGCTGCAGAGCCAGCAGTACTACATGCAGCAGCCTGCTAGTGCAGCACAGCAG GTCTACCCTGGTCAGCCTGCGTCAGGTTCGTACGCCATGAGCAGTACCGGAGTGCAAGGTTATACGGTTCCTGTGGAGCAGCTTCCTGCTGGGGCACCCATTCCTGGTCAGCCAGCTCACAG CGATGTCCACATGTATATGGGTCAGCCACCGGTCTACACTGCAGCCCCCGGTGCTATGGCTCCAGCAGACATTCAGTCCTACCCAAACCCAGCCAGCGCCACGGGCCCCGCACTGTGCACAGCTCCCGCAGGCATGACGCAGACGGCGAACTACCGCGCCCCCTCCGGCACAAGCTTAGTGCCTCATTCAGACGTACCACAGGGCCCTTACTCAGAGAAAGCCTTGCTATAG